The following are from one region of the Entelurus aequoreus isolate RoL-2023_Sb linkage group LG17, RoL_Eaeq_v1.1, whole genome shotgun sequence genome:
- the LOC133631930 gene encoding mediator of RNA polymerase II transcription subunit 27 isoform X2, translating into MTSPARGGEEEGNMADVVSVEVNLDAFSHAISGIQALRSSVSRVFESLKDGMKNRDTLENREKQFIAEFQDNLQAVNRDLNELERLSGLVGRPSESHPLHNSGLLSLDPVQDKTPLYSQLLQAYKWSNKLQYHAGLASGLLNQQSLKRSANQMGASAKRRPKVQPSTLVLPPQYVDDVISRIGRMFPDMTIELFRPNGTSAVLLNVGPRLQRERLHRRRKAGHLDQVPSPSLPEGNGPRHHRPAALPAASDARGGGALLHDLAEELHQTLPVSLSALWSLPAGRTSAHVEGL; encoded by the exons ATGACGTCACCAGCCCGCGGCGGAGAAGAAGAAGGCAACATGGCGGACGTGGTGAGTGTCGAAGTCAACCTGGACGCTTTCTCGCACGCTATCAGCGGGATTCAGGCGCTCCGCTCCAGCGTGAGCCGCGTCTTCGAGTCCCTGAAGGATGGCATGAAGAACCGGGATACCTTAGAAAACCGGGAGAAACAATTTATAGCCGAATTCCAGGACAATCTGCAGGCGGTCAACAGAGACCTGAA CGAGTTGGAGCGCCTCAGTGGTCTTGTTGGTCGACCATCCGAGTCTCACCCGCTCCACAACAGTGGACTTCTCAGTCTGGACCCTGTTCAGGACAAAACTCCTCTTTACTCTCAGCTGCTGCAGGCCTACAAATGGTCCAACAAG ttgcaGTACCACGCGGGCCTGGCCTCCGGTTTGTTGAACCAGCAGTCACTCAAGCGGTCAGCCAATCAGATGGGAGCGTCGGCCAAAAGACGGCCTAAGGTCCAGCCCAGCACGCTGGTCCTTCCCCCTCA gtATGTGGACGACGTCATCTCTCGGATCGGAAGGATGTTTCCCGACATGACAATTGAACTGTTCCGACCTAATGGAACGTCTGCCGTGCTGCTG AACGTTGGTCCGAGGCTTCAACGAGAACGTTTACACCGACGACGGAAAG CTGGACATCTGGACCAAGTCCCATCACCAAGTCTTCCAGAAG GTAACGGACCACGCCACCACCGCCCTGCTGCACTACCAGCTGCCTCAGATGCCCGAGGTGGTGGTGCGCTCCTTCATG ACTTGGCTGAGGAGCTACATCAAACTCTTCCAGTCTCCCTGTCAGCGCTGTGGTCACTTCCTGCAGGACGGACTTCCGCCCACGTGGAGGGACTTTAG
- the LOC133631930 gene encoding mediator of RNA polymerase II transcription subunit 27 isoform X1, protein MTSPARGGEEEGNMADVVSVEVNLDAFSHAISGIQALRSSVSRVFESLKDGMKNRDTLENREKQFIAEFQDNLQAVNRDLNELERLSGLVGRPSESHPLHNSGLLSLDPVQDKTPLYSQLLQAYKWSNKLQYHAGLASGLLNQQSLKRSANQMGASAKRRPKVQPSTLVLPPQYVDDVISRIGRMFPDMTIELFRPNGTSAVLLVTLGKVLKAIVVMRSLFIDRTLVRGFNENVYTDDGKLDIWTKSHHQVFQKVTDHATTALLHYQLPQMPEVVVRSFMTWLRSYIKLFQSPCQRCGHFLQDGLPPTWRDFRTLEAFHDTCRM, encoded by the exons ATGACGTCACCAGCCCGCGGCGGAGAAGAAGAAGGCAACATGGCGGACGTGGTGAGTGTCGAAGTCAACCTGGACGCTTTCTCGCACGCTATCAGCGGGATTCAGGCGCTCCGCTCCAGCGTGAGCCGCGTCTTCGAGTCCCTGAAGGATGGCATGAAGAACCGGGATACCTTAGAAAACCGGGAGAAACAATTTATAGCCGAATTCCAGGACAATCTGCAGGCGGTCAACAGAGACCTGAA CGAGTTGGAGCGCCTCAGTGGTCTTGTTGGTCGACCATCCGAGTCTCACCCGCTCCACAACAGTGGACTTCTCAGTCTGGACCCTGTTCAGGACAAAACTCCTCTTTACTCTCAGCTGCTGCAGGCCTACAAATGGTCCAACAAG ttgcaGTACCACGCGGGCCTGGCCTCCGGTTTGTTGAACCAGCAGTCACTCAAGCGGTCAGCCAATCAGATGGGAGCGTCGGCCAAAAGACGGCCTAAGGTCCAGCCCAGCACGCTGGTCCTTCCCCCTCA gtATGTGGACGACGTCATCTCTCGGATCGGAAGGATGTTTCCCGACATGACAATTGAACTGTTCCGACCTAATGGAACGTCTGCCGTGCTGCTG GTGACCCTGGGCAAGGTGCTGAAAGCGATCGTTGTGATGCGTTCACTGTTCATTGACAGAACGTTGGTCCGAGGCTTCAACGAGAACGTTTACACCGACGACGGAAAG CTGGACATCTGGACCAAGTCCCATCACCAAGTCTTCCAGAAG GTAACGGACCACGCCACCACCGCCCTGCTGCACTACCAGCTGCCTCAGATGCCCGAGGTGGTGGTGCGCTCCTTCATG ACTTGGCTGAGGAGCTACATCAAACTCTTCCAGTCTCCCTGTCAGCGCTGTGGTCACTTCCTGCAGGACGGACTTCCGCCCACGTGGAGGGACTTTAGGACCCTGGAGGCCTTCCACGACACCTGCCGCATGTGA